The following proteins are encoded in a genomic region of Huiozyma naganishii CBS 8797 chromosome 9, complete genome:
- the HCM1 gene encoding Hcm1p (similar to Saccharomyces cerevisiae HCM1 (YCR065W); ancestral locus Anc_6.331): MLIGDPVPSSSFVAVRGGASSDNSVTANAGAPQHVNASYPIEEKIITPPSSTVRKQQKKTVDTLEFQDLLHPLSPAHSSPIAPSRAKRQRSDGCSRANGNLSLSEILSTLANKKQGDFTDKKPPYSYAVLICLAILQSAEGKLTLSQIYNWITTQFPFYKLKDSSWQNSIRHNLSLNEAFIKTDKSCDGKGHFWEVKPESAPKFFKGETADYNEIRQKLVSLDLNTHEDTGTVSNGVILNSTLNAKPQQQMAVINSSPNNEAMISHDDTDVENSPAGKVPRIEISNPFNGRVNGLLRSFQNNDILSLNQQANPSRLDPPYLMKRTHTAIGLQNIPFSGLTTEPVVPSHDFTPGLHDIHNGNELKSPQNLKRYICSFNSSFEMSPRGSKPDSASFIETFEDVLGGSTPSKSNSAGSNSSKLHSVMDTNEFEATPGAVSRPSGAGSHPQPSLLAIPNPNEILQTPELKRSHSMDKTPIRFANATPRDTHDSCFKKWQTPSHLFEDIYLSPIFKAMGKSGKVTATPGGTITKSLSPRKLSAPTLTHAEDHGIKSKLPSAGLFGVDVYSVWKRATGNVKETQNNKTTDSQANRETSGEGGSLNC; this comes from the coding sequence ATGTTGATAGGTGATCCTGTCCCTTCCAGTAGTTTCGTTGCTGTTCGTGGCGGCGCCAGCAGCGATAACTCTGTCACTGCTAATGCTGGTGCCCCACAGCATGTGAACGCCAGCTATCCAATcgaggaaaaaataatcACACCGCCGAGTTCTACCGTGAGGAagcaacagaaaaagaCGGTGGACACGCTCGAATTCCAAGACTTGCTACATCCGTTGTCTCCAGCACATTCTTCACCCATAGCTCCAAGCAGGGCTAAGAGACAGCGTTCAGACGGCTGCTCTCGTGCCAACGGGAACCTCTCTCTGTCTGAAATTTTGTCCACTCTCGcgaacaagaaacaggGCGACTTCACAGACAAGAAACCACCGTACTCCTACGCTGTCCTGATCTGCCTCGCCATCTTACAGTCTGCAGAGGGGAAACTAACACTTTCGCAAATCTACAATTGGATCACCACACAATTCCCCTTCTACAAATTGAAAGATTCCAGTTGGCAGAATTCCATCAGGCATAACTTGTCACTGAACGAGGCATTTATTAAAACTGACAAGTCTTGCGACGGGAAGGGTCATTTTTGGGAGGTCAAACCTGAATCTGCCCCGAAATTCTTCAAGGGAGAGACAGCCGATTACAACGAGATTAGACAGAAATTGGTAAGTTTGGACCTGAACACCCACGAGGACACCGGCACTGTATCAAACGGGGTTATTTTAAATAGTACGCTAAATGCTaaaccacagcagcaaatgGCAGTTATCAACAGCTCTCCTAACAATGAAGCAATGATTTCTCACGACGACACTGATGTTGAAAACTCGCCTGCAGGCAAAGTTCCAAGGATTGAGATTTCAAACCCATTTAACGGTAGGGTGAACGGGCTGTTGCGAAGCTTCCAAAATAATGATATACTCTCCCTAAACCAACAGGCCAATCCATCACGCTTGGACCCACCCTACCTAATGAAGAGAACGCATACCGCCATTGGATTACAAAATATACCGTTCTCGGGCCTGACTACGGAACCGGTCGTGCCAAGCCACGATTTCACCCCAGGTCTCCATGATATACATAACGGTAATGAATTGAAGTCCCCCCAGAATTTGAAGAGGTACATATGTTCCTTTAATTCAAGCTTCGAGATGTCCCCACGAGGGTCAAAACCAGATTCTGCGTCTTTCATAGAGACTTTCGAAGACGTTCTTGGTGGCAGTACACCGAGCAAGAGCAATTCTGCTGGCAGTAATTCCTCAAAGCTCCACTCTGTCATGGACACAAATGAATTTGAAGCTACACCCGGGGCAGTATCACGTCCATCTGGCGCTGGATCACATCCACAACCGTCGTTGTTGGCCATTCCCAATCCTAACGAAATTTTACAAACACCAGAATTAAAGAGGTCCCACAGTATGGATAAAACACCAATAAGGTTTGCCAATGCCACACCGAGGGACACACACGACTCCTGCTTCAAGAAATGGCAAACGCCCTCGCACCTCTTCGAAGACATATATTTGTCCCCCATTTTCAAAGCTATGGGCAAATCGGGGAAAGTGACGGCTACCCCAGGTGGTACTATCACGAAATCGCTATCTCCTCGCAAATTATCAGCGCCGACACTGACCCACGCAGAAGACCACGGCATCAAATCGAAGTTACCGTCAGCTGGGTTGTTTGGTGTAGACGTGTACTCTGTGTGGAAAAGAGCTACTGGGAACGTGAAGGAGAcacaaaacaacaaaacgACTGATAGTCAAGCCAATAGGGAGACATCAGGGGAAGGCGGATCTTTGAATTGTTAG
- the BUD31 gene encoding U2 snRNP complex subunit BUD31 (similar to Saccharomyces cerevisiae BUD31 (YCR063W); ancestral locus Anc_6.330), giving the protein MVLPHHKDVSKAAPDGYEKLAPTFKVFAQRLSDVHNEKESKLSTKANEKLWKIMQIHHERSLYVFKLYYKRKLISRDLYEWLLKRKLADRNLIAKWRKKGYEKLCCLRCIQSDESQHGTTCICRVPRAQLEEDALRKGTQVSFKQCVHCGCHGCASSN; this is encoded by the coding sequence ATGGTTCTTCCACACCACAAGGATGTTTCAAAAGCAGCTCCCGATGGGTACGAAAAGCTAGCCCCCacgttcaaagtgtttgcGCAGCGTCTTTCCGATGTGCACAACGAGAAAGAGTCGAAATTGTCCACAAAAGCTAACGAAAAGCTCTGGAAGATCATGCAGATCCACCACGAGCGATCGTTGTATGTATTCAAACTGTACTACAAGCGTAAACTCATCAGCAGAGATCTCTACGAGTGgctgctgaagaggaaactggcAGACCGTAACCTCATCGCCAAATGGCGCAAGAAGGGTTACGAAAAATTGTGCTGTCTGCGCTGTATTCAATCCGATGAGTCCCAGCACGGGACCACCTGCATCTGCCGTGTCCCCAGGGCTCAATTGGAGGAGGACGCCCTGCGTAAGGGCACCCAGGTCTCTTTCAAGCAGTGTGTCCACTGCGGATGCCATGGCTGCGCGAGTTCGAATTGA
- the TVS1 gene encoding Tvs1p (similar to Saccharomyces cerevisiae YCR061W; ancestral locus Anc_6.329), with protein sequence MMGMDADTASHMTQAVSTGAVTPVPFESKHMHGMPILERAHLTTGERLYWESYNTTTFFTTELGSRGALHLHITTFIACLIIVYPACLVLNSARSKWYLASLTANLTLLIISFISICTFMRSFPMDENWYPNNIYVSTWVVLLVSFMSHYVATGINKLNQHMYSNQYALVSDVPMHDIGSASPGSNATIVGLPTEEYDDYSYPKSSRFLAKIEQSTILRRSVLKLGSVSRVVSELANVPIFFLMGVTLFIGLAVGNLLGKNQRIFNLLAHWIKGGVFLILGLVSLARYCGMGETYGWSWNRKIYSGIEGKASRFLPKGTITVEGIESFLVFFYGTTNIFLEHLAGSGGAWSAKDLQHVSIAFIYIGTGLSGLLTEIKLNTWRFERSLYPDGSNTKEECIAGTPGYSPNPFPALTIFWTGILMSQHAQASEASTKIHAQWGYLLSYGSFFRIITFLILYFEPPKDFRPSKPLTELITSFCLICGGVIFMESTDQVIEAIEYRGFTPLFTCNLSVGISSLLMAWLMMLFLWRDWLLSYRKEHETIDQV encoded by the coding sequence ATGATGGGAATGGATGCGGATACTGCATCGCATATGACACAGGCCGTCTCCACAGGGGCGGTGACCCCAGTCCCCTTTGAATCGAAACATATGCATGGAATGCCCATCTTGGAAAGAGCGCATTTAACAACTGGTGAAAGGCTATACTGGGAGAGTTACAACACAACGACTTTCTTCACGACGGAACTCGGGTCCAGAGGCGCACTCCATTTGCATATCACCACATTCATCGCGTGCTTAATCATCGTATACCCAGCGTGCTTGGTGCTGAATAGCGCCAGATCCAAGTGGTATTTGGCATCTCTGACAGCCAACTTAACGCTGCTGATTATTTCTTTTATATCGATCTGTACTTTCATGCGGTCTTTCCCCATGGATGAAAACTGGTACCCAAACAACATCTACGTGAGTACATGGGTTGTGCTGTTGGTCTCCTTTATGTCCCATTACGTAGCCACAGGTATCAATAAACTTAACCAACACATGTATTCCAACCAGTACGCCCTGGTATCTGATGTCCCCATGCACGATATAGGATCTGCATCTCCAGGAAGTAACGCGACAATCGTAGGTCTCCCCACAGAAGAGTACGACGATTATTCCTACCCAAAGAGTTCAAGGTTCTTGGCGAAGATTGAGCAGTCCACGATTCTAAGACGGTCCGTCCTCAAATTGGGATCCGTTTCACGAGTAGTATCCGAATTGGCTAATGTCCCCATATTTTTCCTCATGGGTGTCACGTTGTTCATTGGACTGGCAGTGGGAAACCTACTGGGCAAAAATCAAAGGATTTTCAATTTATTAGCACATTGGATCAAGGGAGGTGTGTTCCTTATCCTGGGTCTCGTTTCACTCGCTAGATACTGTGGCATGGGGGAAACTTACGGATGGAGCTGGAACAGGAAGATTTATTCTGGGATTGAGGGTAAAGCGAGTCGGTTTCTGCCAAAAGGTACTATTACCGTTGAAGGGATAGAATCGTTCCTAGTGTTTTTCTACGGGACCACAAATATATTCTTGGAGCATTTGGCCggtagtggtggtgctTGGTCGGCAAAGGATCTGCAGCATGTATCGATTGCATTTATCTACATTGGTACAGGCCTGAGCGGACTGTTGACCGAGATAAAACTGAACACATGGAGATTTGAAAGGTCATTATATCCGGACGGATCCAACACGAAGGAGGAGTGCATTGCTGGGACACCAGGATACTCCCCCAACCCCTTCCCTGCACTAACAATTTTCTGGACGGGCATACTAATGTCACAACACGCACAAGCATCAGAGGCATCCACCAAAATACATGCACAGTGGGGGTATTTGCTATCCTATGGTTCCTTCTTTAGAATCATCACTTTTTTGATTCTCTATTTCGAGCCCCCAAAGGACTTTAGACCTTCCAAACCACTCACGGAATTGATAACATCCTTTTGTTTGATATGCGGAGGAGTAATATTTATGGAGTCTACCGACCAAGTAATCGAAGCAATCGAATATCGCGGGTTCACTCCTTTATTCACGTGTAACCTCAGCGTTGGGATATCATCTTTGCTGATGGCCTGGTTGATGATGCTCTTCCTTTGGAGAGACTGGCTGCTATCGTATAGAAAGGAACATGAAACAATTGACCAGGTATGA
- the MET17 gene encoding bifunctional cysteine synthase/O-acetylhomoserine aminocarboxypropyltransferase MET17 (similar to Saccharomyces cerevisiae MET17 (YLR303W); ancestral locus Anc_4.53) has product MPSHFDTVQLHAGQEDPNDNNHRPRAVPIYATTSYVFEDSKHGADLFGLKVPGYVYGRFQNPTQAVLEDRLAALEGGAAALATASGQAAQTLAIQGLAHCGDNIVSTSFLYGGTYNQFKVAFKRFGIEARFVEGDSPEDFEKVFDERTKCVYLESIGNPKYNVPDFEKIVAVAHKHGIPVMVDNTFGAGGFFCQPLKYGADIVTHSATKWIGGHGTTLGGIIVDSGKFPWKDYPEKFPQFSKPAEGYHGTIYNEAYGNLAYIVHVRTELLRDLGSMISPFAAFLLIQGVETLSLRGERHGQNALKLAKWLEASPYVSWVSYPGLPSHSHHENAKKYLSNGFGGMLSFGVKDLPNAATETDPFKLSGAQVVDNLKLASNLANVGDSKTLVIAPFFTTHEQLADEEKLASGVTKDLIRVSVGTEYIDDIIEDFKQAFEKTFAGKLIK; this is encoded by the coding sequence ATGCCATCTCACTTCGACACTGTTCAATTGCACGCCGGTCAAGAGGACCCTAACGACAACAACCACAGACCTAGAGCTGTGCCCATCTACGCTACCACCTCGTACGTTTTCGAGGACTCCAAGCACGGTGCGGACCTGTTCGGTCTTAAGGTGCCCGGCTACGTCTACGGGCGTTTCCAGAACCCTACCCAAGCGGTTCTAGAGGACAGATTGGCTGCCCTGGAGGGCGGTGCCGCCGCGTTGGCGACCGCTTCTGGTCAGGCTGCGCAAACTCTGGCGATCCAGGGGCTCGCTCACTGCGGGGACAACATCGTGTCCACTTCGTTCCTGTACGGTGGTACTTACAACCAATTCAAAGTCGCCTTCAAGAGATTCGGTATCGAAGCCAGATTTGTCGAAGGTGATTCCCCAGAGGACTTTGAGAAAGTGTTCGACGAGAGAACCAAATGTGTATACTTGGAGAGCATCGGGAACCCTAAATACAACGTtccagattttgaaaagatcgtCGCTGTCGCTCACAAACACGGGATCCCAGTCATGGTCGACAACACCTTCGGTGCCGGTGGGTTCTTCTGTCAACCATTGAAATATGGAGCTGACATCGTCACCCACTCTGCAACGAAATGGATCGGGGGTCACGGTACCACCCTTGGTGGTATCATCGTCGATTCTGGGAAATTCCCATGGAAGGACTACCCAGAGAAGTTCCCACAGTTCTCGAAGCCAGCAGAGGGGTACCATGGTACCATCTACAACGAAGCCTACGGGAACTTGGCATACATTGTACACGTCAGAACCGAGCTGCTAAGAGACTTGGGGTCCATGATCTCGCCCTTCGCCGCATTCTTGTTGATTCAAGGTGTCGAAACTTTGTCCCTAAGAGGTGAAAGACACGGTCAAaacgctttgaagttggcCAAATGGTTAGAAGCCTCCCCCTACGTATCTTGGGTCTCTTACCCAGGGCTTCCATCGCACTCCCATCACGAAAACGCCAAGAAATACTTGTCCAACGGGTTTGGTGGTATGCTTTCCTTCGGTGTTAAGGACTTGCCCAACGCGGCAACGGAAACCGACCCATTCAAGTTGTCTGGTGCACAAGTTGTCgacaacttgaagttggCCTCCAACTTGGCCAACGTCGGGGACTCTAAAACTTTGGTCATCGCCCCATTCTTCACCACTCATGAGCAATTGGCCGACGAGGAGAAATTGGCTTCCGGTGTCACAAAGGATTTGATCCGTGTTTCCGTCGGTACCGAATACATTGACGACATTATCGAGGACTTCAAGCAAGCCTTTGAAAAGACCTTTGCTGGGAAATTGATTAAGTAA